The stretch of DNA CTATGGTTCTCCAAGTACATTAGATTTTAAACCTGAGATTTCGGCTCCTGGTGGAAATATTTATTCAACTGTTCCAGGAAATGATTATGAAATCATGAGCGGTACATCAATGGCAGCACCTCATGTTGCAGGCGGCTCAGCATTGTTATTGCAGGCCCTTTATCAAAAAGGATTAACCCATTCAGAAGATACAGTTTTAAAAGCAAAACTTGCTTTAATGAATACAGCTAATGTTCTCATGGATCCAAAAACAAACGGTGAAGTACCATATTCACCACGCTTACAAGGATCTGGTTTAATGAAAATTCAAAATGCCATTAACACACCTGTCATTGTGAGAAGTCGAAACACGCCTTTAGAACAAGCTGGAGCAGTTGCTTTAAAGGAAATTGGACAAACTACAAGCTTTAAATTAAACGTGGAAGCATTCGAAACTCCTAAGGGAAATAATAATAGTGAGGATATCGAATACCAAGTTTTTGTAGATGTTTTAAAGGATCAGACTGAAATGAAAGAATATGATTTAGATTTTGATGGTGACATGGATTCCAAGGAGTATTTAACTTTAAAAAGTGAACGAATCAATGGAGCAACCGTCACTGTCAATGATAAAAAAGTGACAGTAACAGAAGGAGCACTTCTTAAAATTAAACCTGGTCAAACAAAACAGCTGACAGTTAATGTGAATTTACCAGATTCCTTAAAGAAAAATAGTTTTGTAGAAGGATTTGTTCGTCTAGTTCCGGTTACCAAGGACCAAGATAAAGCCGTGCCTTTATCCGTTCCTTATATGGGCTTTTATGGAAATTGGGGTGAACCACTAAATATCGATCCTCCTGCATGGGAAAAAGATGCATTTTTAGGTTATACTGCACTTTGGGATGGAACATCAGAACGTTATCCAAAGGGATATGATCCTAGTACTGGAACGTTTGATCTTAACAAAATTGCCATCTCGCCAAACTACCATCTAAATGGTATCTATTCTTCATTTACGTCTTTACGTAATCTACAAAAAACAGAAATGTTTGTTGAAGATCAATCAGGAAATATCGTTAAATATTTAGGTGACTTCAGTGAATATACAGGGACACCATGGAAATTCAGAAAAAATATCATGTCAATTGGGGATACTTATTACAATGAACTCTATCCTTGGGATATGACAGATGAATCTGGACAATTTGTACAAGATGGAAATTATCAATATGTGATTAAATCGACATTAGACTATCCAGGCGCAAAACCACAGGAAGTTAAAATGCCTGTGAAAGTAGATTCGACACTACCTAAAGTTACAGACATTACTGTGACTCCAAAGGATGGAAAATACGAAATTTCCTGGAAAGGCACAGATAATGAAAACGGAAGTGGATATGTTGCTGCAATGGTTTGGGTGAACGGAAATTATTATCTACCAGGAAAAGAGTCAACATTACTATTAAACTACGAACCGAAAAATATTGTAGTAATTGGAGCAGACAACGCGTTTAACCACTCTTACACCGTTTGGGGAGATCAAAGTCCACAATATATGAGTGAATGGATGGTCCTTTCCAATTCTAGTGTATGGCCGACTAAAAGTTTAAACAATAACACTCCAACTGAGCTAGATTACTTTGCCCAAAACAGATCGGACTGGACGTTTTATGTTAAAGATACAAATGGTAATATAGTCGATACATTTGAAGTTAAAAATGAAAAAGAAGTTCATAGAAAATGGGTACCTAAACCGGATCTTCCAAATGGTAACTACTTTATTTCAGCTGATCTAGTAACAAAAGATGGTTTTAAAGTATCAACAACGTCAGTAAAAGTTACAGTTCTTCAATAACTAATAAAAAATAAAGAAAGCTAACCTTAATAAAGGGTTAGCTTTCTTAGTATGTTCTCGGAATTAGGATCTAACAAAAGAATAGGTCATATATACATTCGGTAATTCATTATAGATTTCTACATAATGAAATCATGTCCAAATAACTTGAAATTCTATTATATTATTGTATTACTGATAATATTTTCAATAAATTTTTATACATATAAGTCTATGGAACTATGCATTAATTAAATAGGTTGTTTTTCTAAGTAGCGCGATAACCATCATTATTGCTATCTAGATCCGATGAATCCCCACCAAAAAAACACACGTAACATTATATTTAAGAGTGAAGAGCGAAGTGACTAGTCACTTCGCTTTTCTTATGTAAATATGTATGGTTGTGGATTACCGATAATAGTGAGCAGGGATGGACTCGTAACTGTTTCTAAAGCGAAACGCCGAATCCCAATCTCCACATTGTGGGGGCTGGACGCCTAAGTTCTTGATGGCTACCGGATATGAAAAGGTAATATCACCGTTGCCTATTTTAGAGGAGATGCTGTTCCTCATCCCAATCGGGGTGTTATGTCAACCTACTGTGAATGCTAGAGTTAAAGTCCTTAATGTTTATTTAATAGATCATTTACAAATCTATAATATCTAAGACGTATTTTATTAACAATACAGCTTTAATATATATTAGTGGGGATAGCTTGAGTGGCTATCATGGTATTTGGCGAAGGAGGAGCCATTTTTCAGTATACATATTTACGCTTAAACAAGAAGGTACATTCTATGAACTCCTATTAATTAAAGATTTCAATTCAGAAGGACCAGCAGCACATAAGTGGTAGAAAGTACTGTATCAAGGGATCTATAGCAAATTTAATTAACCATTAATTTTGGAGGTTCTATATGAGGAAAAATTGGAAAAAAAGGATCTTACCGATTACCATGTCCTTTGCATTGGCAAGCAGTATTATTTCGCCAAGTCTTACATCAGCTTTAGGCAGTTTCGATTTAAACTCACCCGTCATTCAAACACCCATCAATGAATATCAAGCTAGTCTTGCTCCGGGTGTAACGGAAAAACACTACAGCTTTGAAGGAAAAGATGGAAAAAAGATTGAGAGTTTCGTAGTGGATGTTGATGTACAAAATTCGAGCGTATCCATTGAAGCAGGTACACCGAATGACGGAGCAGCATTTGGCCTGCAGCCCGTTAGACAGCAAGCCAATGCAGCAAATGGCGACAACCGTAAAGTAGTGGCAGCTGTGAATGCTGATTTTTATAATATGGCTACTGGTGAACCAATAGGCGTTGTTTACAAAGATGGACAAGCATTAAAGGCTCAGTATTCAGCATCACAAAAATTCTTCGGAATCAAAAAATCTGGTGAAGCCGTCATTGGGGACTCAACTCTATATGATGGAATGAAAGATCAATTACAAGAAGCGCTGGGTGGGAATGCCATTCTCGTGAAAAATGGTCAAGTCTATCAAACTCCACAAACGGGAGCAGATAGAGAGCCTCGAACAGCGGTAGGGATTAAAGCAGACGGCGATGTATTTTTTGTCGTGGTCGACGGAAGACAAGAGGTATATTCAGCTGGAATCTCCATGCCTGAATTAGCACAATTAATGATCGATTTAGGGGCAGTAAATGCGTTAAACCTTGATGGAGGTGGGTCTTCTACCTTCACAACTCGCGAACTGGGCGGCGATAATCTTGAGGTAGACAATCAACCTTCTGACCGTTCAGAAAGAAGCGTAGCAAACTCTTGGCTGATTGTCTCGAAAGAGCCATCCGACCACCTTTTTGATTCGGCTCATATTGAACCATATGACCAATCCTTTACCCCAAGTGCCACGATTCCATTCACGGCCAAGGGAAGAGACAAATCCATGGCTTCAGCATCTCTGCCAGCCTCCGGTTTAACATGGGAATTGTCTGATTCAACCTTTGGTACGATCGATGAGAATGGAAAGTTTTTATCAAATGGAAAAACAGGACAGTTGGAAATCATCCTGAAATATCAGGGCAATCTGGTTGGAAAAAATATCGTTGAAATTGCTAAGCCTGATGAGATGTCCTTTACTTCAACAGAGCTAACAGCAGCTAAAAATAGTCAAACCAATTTAAATTTAATGACAAAATTCCAAAAGAGAAATGTACACTGGAACTCTCAAGATATGGAGTTTGACATCCCTGAAGGAATGGGAACCATTGATGAATCTGGTGTCCTCCGTACTGGAGACAAAACGGTTTCAGGGACGATTACGGCTCGCTTGAAGGGGACAAACCTTTCAGCACAAATCAATGTTTCGGTTGGAAAGCTTCCTGAAGTCTTATTTGATTTTGAAGGTGGGCTTGAGGGCTGGAAACCATCTGTTGTGGGGCGCGGTGAAAAAGCGACACTAGGTTTGGCTGCCTATCCAGCACCAGTAAGATTCGGCAATCAGTCATTGAAATTGGATTTTGATCTAACAAGTGCACAAACTGGAACCACCCTTGGAGCCTATGCAGGACCTGGCTCAAATATCGCAATTCCAGATAATCCCTCCAGCATTGGAGTGTGGATTTACGCAACTCCGGATGCACAAGGTTATTGGCTGAGAATGAACATTGTGGACGGAAACGGCAAAACGCAAACCATTAATCTTAATCAAGAAAAACCAGGGATCAATTGGACAGGCTGGAAATACATCGAGGCCGACATACCAGCCTCCTTTACAGGTCCGTTCAAAATATCAGGAACACAAGCGGTAAGATTAATGGTTACGAAATCAGGAATCACCGTACCCCTGAGAAAAGGCACCATCTATATTGATAATATTAGAGCCGTATATGGAGATAAAGTGGATGACTTAAATCCTCCAGTTATCCAATCAATTAACGTAGAAGGGAAAGAATTCACGAAAAATGCGGTCAATTTGAAAGCAAATGTGAATGAATATGAAGATGATCCTTTTAAAACGGGAATTGACTGGGAAAAAATCAGATTTTTAGTAGATGGTAAAGACTACTCCAAATTAGAAGGTCATTTTTCATTTGATATGGATGGATCGGTCTCATTAAGTGGATTACAATGGGCGGATGGAACCCATCAAATAACCCTTATGGTCCCTGATAAATTCGGA from Paenisporosarcina sp. FSL H8-0542 encodes:
- a CDS encoding phosphodiester glycosidase family protein; the protein is MRKNWKKRILPITMSFALASSIISPSLTSALGSFDLNSPVIQTPINEYQASLAPGVTEKHYSFEGKDGKKIESFVVDVDVQNSSVSIEAGTPNDGAAFGLQPVRQQANAANGDNRKVVAAVNADFYNMATGEPIGVVYKDGQALKAQYSASQKFFGIKKSGEAVIGDSTLYDGMKDQLQEALGGNAILVKNGQVYQTPQTGADREPRTAVGIKADGDVFFVVVDGRQEVYSAGISMPELAQLMIDLGAVNALNLDGGGSSTFTTRELGGDNLEVDNQPSDRSERSVANSWLIVSKEPSDHLFDSAHIEPYDQSFTPSATIPFTAKGRDKSMASASLPASGLTWELSDSTFGTIDENGKFLSNGKTGQLEIILKYQGNLVGKNIVEIAKPDEMSFTSTELTAAKNSQTNLNLMTKFQKRNVHWNSQDMEFDIPEGMGTIDESGVLRTGDKTVSGTITARLKGTNLSAQINVSVGKLPEVLFDFEGGLEGWKPSVVGRGEKATLGLAAYPAPVRFGNQSLKLDFDLTSAQTGTTLGAYAGPGSNIAIPDNPSSIGVWIYATPDAQGYWLRMNIVDGNGKTQTINLNQEKPGINWTGWKYIEADIPASFTGPFKISGTQAVRLMVTKSGITVPLRKGTIYIDNIRAVYGDKVDDLNPPVIQSINVEGKEFTKNAVNLKANVNEYEDDPFKTGIDWEKIRFLVDGKDYSKLEGHFSFDMDGSVSLSGLQWADGTHQITLMVPDKFGNQAVKTVYFTVNTGAAKMELVKKQDQALLGDVFDLVVKADNPSEISGSTIKMQLDKNFPVENVTFSNGFNTSTSSYDTETGILTLNLMNSGETAATAEAATIQIRIPASTKEGSKLTYEMIEASLSYTEPKEENFVSTYSMAPASFEVKGAFDIIAEPILIGKPVVMTVKDMNNELIADAEIFAIINGNTEPVLVGKTDEKGVLRVDTITNEVKNISLYAVKDGKYSFKVNTQTYPPLAAVTEIKNILSTPTSDPHKGKGFTWMSSPLAKEKPVIQFARKKDFDKKGERSLETIDGSSTNQVFSGEQDPTKNGIVRVNEVTLKKLQQGTTYVYRVGDGENWSELQEFTTLMRKQSFEFAVLGDTQSPADLSDFTKILGDLDKKDLSFMIHVGDLIDESSKFKQWDDTLNVLSQYSNIRSTDLVAALGNHEYMGDANGQLAKAILNSPENGPEADKGGTYSVDYNNMHISVLGYTDDTEILNKQLEWLKQDVTNSDKPWKILVTHKPPYYTNPFGGNELMKQKLPPVVDELGIDIVFSGHDHSYGRTKKLKDGKEDPNGTVYVVAGTTGKKHYDAVADEKFDFVNMENIAISLQAKVNKDQISFTTVSSDGETIDQFTVVNKDYHEE
- a CDS encoding S8 family serine peptidase, translating into MKKSKLKAFKVMSTAAVTSLLLTSLTAFAETNDTSTKFQPLEDIVEQESKDLYSEAVTKEGLIKAYSTNEMVRLIVEVEQLTDVEQSSKNKKSMMKQKQDKVIDAITKTKNSKVNSATKVKHRYFEGFNGFSLETEFQNLKEIESIQGVTNVHIAKTFHETMAASKELVQAQKVWEQYGYKGEGLVVAVVDSGIDHTHKDMKLSDNAKAKEKWTQDKMNQKMADTDVNEIWYSDKVPTGYDWADNDTNVIPGLNGSSHATHVAGTVGANGDEATGGVAGIAPGVQLLAEKVFSDMGGGAYEDDIIAGIEHAVTMGADVINMSLGVDAGYVSEEDDPTQKAIRVATERGTLVVVAAGNSAHSTKNNLFLDSASKPYAENPDIGTVGAPGVGPYALSVASYENTKLHLNTLADTDGFNLPFQDQTMFPAKYNFKLSRFLNPNQEYEMVYANEGRSKADFPANKTGYIAVIKLLNQYTSYSSIQFNAERYGAKAVIIIPADNMATDYPYLRLTENSIPTATTGKAPGQELLNKLKSGQTVKMKLDGETWIDNAKKDNMSSFSSYGSPSTLDFKPEISAPGGNIYSTVPGNDYEIMSGTSMAAPHVAGGSALLLQALYQKGLTHSEDTVLKAKLALMNTANVLMDPKTNGEVPYSPRLQGSGLMKIQNAINTPVIVRSRNTPLEQAGAVALKEIGQTTSFKLNVEAFETPKGNNNSEDIEYQVFVDVLKDQTEMKEYDLDFDGDMDSKEYLTLKSERINGATVTVNDKKVTVTEGALLKIKPGQTKQLTVNVNLPDSLKKNSFVEGFVRLVPVTKDQDKAVPLSVPYMGFYGNWGEPLNIDPPAWEKDAFLGYTALWDGTSERYPKGYDPSTGTFDLNKIAISPNYHLNGIYSSFTSLRNLQKTEMFVEDQSGNIVKYLGDFSEYTGTPWKFRKNIMSIGDTYYNELYPWDMTDESGQFVQDGNYQYVIKSTLDYPGAKPQEVKMPVKVDSTLPKVTDITVTPKDGKYEISWKGTDNENGSGYVAAMVWVNGNYYLPGKESTLLLNYEPKNIVVIGADNAFNHSYTVWGDQSPQYMSEWMVLSNSSVWPTKSLNNNTPTELDYFAQNRSDWTFYVKDTNGNIVDTFEVKNEKEVHRKWVPKPDLPNGNYFISADLVTKDGFKVSTTSVKVTVLQ